Proteins encoded by one window of Candidatus Woesearchaeota archaeon:
- the uppS gene encoding di-trans,poly-cis-decaprenylcistransferase, with the protein MGEGLHIGIILDGNRRFAKKKKMAEWRGHSYGAKKVMRLLDWCAELKVRELTLYSFSVENFKRPEKEKAEIFKLFRRHMKRLEKEEKFRKNGIKIRFAGRIGMFPSDITENMKRLMEKTKDNKGLVLNFAMGYGGRAEIVDAVRKICRMVKEGKIDVESVDEQTITSNLYIEDEPELIIRPGGEKRVSNFLIWQGYYSEWHFTDKLWPEFTKKDIKDAIDDFNRRERRFGE; encoded by the coding sequence ATGGGGGAAGGCTTGCATATCGGAATAATACTGGACGGAAACAGAAGGTTTGCCAAAAAGAAGAAAATGGCGGAGTGGAGGGGGCACAGCTACGGGGCAAAGAAAGTGATGAGGCTGCTTGACTGGTGCGCTGAGCTAAAGGTGAGGGAGCTGACCCTTTATTCCTTTTCTGTTGAGAACTTTAAAAGGCCTGAGAAAGAGAAAGCGGAGATTTTCAAGCTTTTCAGGCGGCATATGAAAAGACTGGAGAAAGAGGAGAAATTCAGGAAAAACGGCATAAAGATTAGGTTTGCGGGCAGGATAGGAATGTTTCCTTCTGACATAACTGAAAACATGAAAAGGCTCATGGAAAAGACAAAGGACAATAAGGGCTTAGTTTTGAATTTCGCAATGGGGTATGGCGGAAGAGCTGAGATTGTTGATGCTGTCAGGAAAATATGCAGAATGGTGAAGGAGGGAAAAATTGATGTTGAGAGCGTTGATGAGCAGACTATCACCTCAAACCTCTATATAGAAGATGAGCCTGAACTGATAATAAGGCCCGGCGGTGAGAAAAGGGTGAGCAATTTCCTTATATGGCAGGGCTATTATTCTGAATGGCATTTTACTGATAAGTTATGGCCTGAATTCACCAAAAAAGACATTAAAGATGCGATAGATGACTTTAACAGGAGAGAAAGGAGATTCGGGGAGTGA